A window of bacterium genomic DNA:
CATTTGCTCCGTTTACCAATGCTACCAGCGAATTAACTATATCTTTCATGTTTACAGCCTGACTGGAAAGTTCTTCAGAAGCAGATGCGCTTTCTTCTGCCGTTGATGCATTAGATTGGACTACCTGTTCCATTTGAGAAATTGCTTTGTTGATTTGAGCAATGCCTTGAGCTTGTTCCTGACTTGCTGCTGCTACTTCATCAAGCAGTTCGCTTACTTTTCCTGCCTGCTCATTAATTTCGGTTAAAGACGTATTAACATTTTTTGAAACAGTAACACCCTGTTCTGAAAGATGTATATTGCTTTCAATAATAGATGCTGTATCTTTTGCGGCTTGGGCTGATCTTTGCGCCAGATTTCTAACTTCTTCGGCTACTACCGCAAAGCCCATTCCTGCTTCTCCTGCTCTTGCTGCCTCTACTGCGGCATTAAGTGCAAGAATATTTGTCTGGAATGCTATTTCATCAATAACTTTTATTATTTTTGCTATTTCATCCGATGACTTTTTAAGTTCTGACATCGAAGTCATCATTTCTGCCATTTCTCTGTTGCCTTTTACTGCGGCATCTTTTGCATTTTTGGCTAATATTGCTGCTTGTTTTGTGTTTTCTGTATTTTGGCGAACCATTGATGCTGATTGCTCAAGCGTTGAGGATGTTTCTTGTATTGAAGCTGCCTGTTCTGCGCTTCCTTCCGCTAATTGTTGGCTGGAAGAAGATAGCTGGCCTGAGGCTGAAGATACTTGCGAAGCACTTTCATTAAGCCCGTCTACTATTTTATTAACAGGTTTTGTAATACCTATAACGATTATCCAGGCAAGGAATGAACCAAACCCTACTGCTGCCATAAGTCCTACAATCATTAATCCTGATGAAGCTGCGAGTGCAAGTGCAGAACCAGATGCAGATCCTTGTGTGTTTTTCATCCCGGATTCAGCAGTATCCTGTGCAGCTTTTAATACTTGGTCGGCTACTTCTCCACGTTTTTGACCAATTTCTTGAAGTTGAATCCATTTATCAAGGAAAGTTGTCATTGCTAATTTATAAGAGTTTGCAGCTTCTTTTGTTTTGTCAATTTGTTCAATATTAGCAGCCTGATGAGTAATAGTCCTTAAATCAGCAAACATTGCATCCATTTTAGCAAAATTGCCTTGAGCCTCTTGAATAACTTTAGGCTCTCTCAATGCTTGAGATTTCCAGACAGCAATTCTTGTGTTATTTCCAATATCAATAATATTGTTTACAATTTGTATTTTCTTGTAGCGTTCTGATAATTTTGCACCTTTAACTCCGGAGGCTATTTCACTTTTTAAAGAAGTTTCCTGACCATTCAAAAATTGGTTACAGTTATCCATATATAATTTAGCATTATCATTAAGATTTTTTCTCTCATCATTTAATCCGGCTATAAGGGTTTCGGTTTGGTTTACCAGTCCGGTGTATTCATCAACTTTTTCTTGGGCTTTAAGAGCGTTTGCTTTTAATTCACTCAATAAAGGATATTTGTCTCCAAGAGCTGTCGCGTCTTTTAAATAAGAATTCAATTTTTCTAAATCTTTTTTACCTGTTTCAAGATAACTTCTGTCTTCTGTAAAACCATAACTTTTTATTGACATCATTATCGCCAACGATGTTCTTTCAACATTATTAGCAACCGCAACAGACGGGACAAGCTGCTTTGCAAGCAGATTTGACTGTGTTTGAGCGTTTTTCATTGATAATACACAAAAACCGCCCAGTATAATTGCAATAAGTAAAATTGCAGCAAAACCTGCTGATATCTTAAAACCCAACTTCATATTTTTAAACATTTGCCAGACTTCCTTTCGTATCACTATTTAATAAATTAATCATTTCATCGCAGTTAATTATTGTTTCGATATTCAAAAGCATCACAACTTTGCCTTTAACCTTACCTAAGCCGGTTAAAAAGCCTGTTTCAACTTTAGTTCCGTATTGAGGAGGAAGTTCAATTTCTGAAGACTGAATATTTACAACTTCTGAGACCATATCTACTACAATACCCATAAGTCTTTTAGCTTCATTTATAAGAACTTCGACAACAATAATACATGTTCTTTCGTTATAATCTTTTTCATTCATTTTGAATTTTAACCTGAGATCCATAATAGGAATAATTTTTCCGCGCAGATTAATTACGCCTTTGATAAACTCAGGAGTTTGCGGCACATGAGTTATATCCATTAATCCTATAATTTCTTTTACTTTTAGGATTGGAATTCCGTAATCCTCATTGCCAAGCGAAAACGTTAAATGTTTTCCGTCTTGTACTTCCATTAATTTGCTCCTTCCGTTACATATAAGTGTTCTATATCAAGAATTAATGAAACTTTACCATCACCCAGAATTGACATTCCTGATACATATTTTAATTTTGAAAACTGATCCCCGGCAGGTTTTACGACTATTTCCTGTCTTCCGATAACATTTCTTACCGGTAATGCTTTATATTTGTGATCAAGTTCTATGATTACTAACAACTTTGGTTCTTCAATCTCTTTGTTCGTCCTGAAAAGCTCCGAAATAGAAATTAAAGGAATAATATCTTCTCTCACTTTAATCATTGATCTGGTTCCCTGCACAGAAACCCATTGTTCTTCTTTGGGCTGAAGTATTTGTTTCACGTTTATAGTGGGAATTATGTAGTTTGAACCTTCTATATCTACTATAGTTCCGTTTAGTACAGCATGATTTACAGGGATTTTAAGTACAAAAGTGCATCCCTGTCCTTTTATACTATTTATTTCAATTTTTCCTCCTATTTTTGACATTTCTGTCTTTACCACATCCATACCAACCCCGCGGCCTGAAATATTATTAGCGACATCCAGCGTAGAAAATCCCGGAAGTAATATAAATTCCTGAATTTCTTTTTCGGTATATTGTTTATTTATGTCGACAAGTCCCTTTTCAACTGCTTTTTTATAAACTTTTTCTATATCTATTCCTTTGCCGTCATCAGAAATTTCAATATAAATACTTCCTCTTTTGTTATAAGCACTAACCCGAACATTCCCTTTTTCCGATTTTCCCGAATTAAAACGTTCTTCCGGTGTTTCAATTCCGTGAGCAATAGAATTTTTAACAAGATGTACAAGCGGATCCAGAAGTTTTTCGGTTACTATTCTGTCTATTTCCGTTTCATCTCCTGATGTTGTAAAATCAATATTTTTGCCAAGTTCATTAATGGTATCTCTTGCTATTCTTGTTATTTTTTGGAATGTTGATTTTAAAGACACCATTCTTAAAAACATTGAAAGATTTTGAAGGTCTTTAGTTATTCTTGTCATACGACCAAGATTTATATTAAAGAAACTATCTCCGCCATGATTGCTTAAAGTATATTGTTCTATCAATGATTGAGCGATTATCAGTTCTCCAACCATATCAACAAGACTGTCTACTTTGCTTGTCGAAACTCTCATGTATTCTTCGGATATATTATGTTTGGTTTGTTGAGTTTTTAAAGCTTTTATAATTTCAGAAGGGTTGGCTTTTTCTTCTTTAACCACAACCTGTCCGAATTTTAAATCAGGATAATTTTCTTTTTGTTTTTCAAGAATTATCTGAACTTCTTGTTGCTCAATAACTCTTTGTTCAACAAGAATTTCGCCTATTTTTTTGTTGCTGTTATTTGTTGCTTCTATGCTTGTAAGTTCATAATAATCAAGCACTTGCAAATGAGAATTAACTTCGGCAATAAAATCTCTATCTTTTACAAGATTATTCTCTGAGCAGATTTTGTTTATATAATCGGAAGAAGCCAATATTAAATCTATTAATGCTTTATCGACAGCGACTTTCCCCTTTTTGCAACTGTCCATAATTGTTTCAGTTTGGTGTGCTATTTTCTGTATAAGATTTTGATTTACAAAACCTGCTAAACCTTTGATAGTATGAAAAGATCTAAACATTGAATGAATTATTTCTTCATTTGAAGGTTCTTTTTCAAGATAAATAACCTGTGATTCAATATTTTCGATATGTTCTTTTGCTTCGAGTATAAAATCCTGCAAAAATTCATCATCAACTGCTTCTTCTTCTGCAATTACTTGTTCCTCTGCAATTTTCTCTTCATTTTCCATTTGGTTGAGATGAAAATCAACTTCTTTAAGAAATTCAGAATCCTTTACAATAGACAGGTTTTCACAAATTTTCTTAATATAATCAATAGTTGTTAAAACAAAATTTATAATAGATAGGGTTATTTTTAATTTCCCTTTTCTTCCTCCGTCTATAAGAGTTTCGGTTTGATGAGTAATTCTCTGGATATAAGTTTGTCCGGCAAAACCTGCTAACCCTTTAATCGAATGAAGATCTCTAAAAATTGAGTGCATAAGATCTATATCATCAAGATTTTTTTCTAATTCAATAACATTTGACTCTAATAAATCAAGATGCTCTTTAGCTTCAATAACAAAATCCTTTAAAAATTCCGTATTGTCTTCGAATTTAACAGGGATAGAACCTTCAATTATTTGATCCAGATTATTATTTTCCTGTTCTTCAAGGTTGATTATATGCGTAAAAATTTGATCTAAAAATGCTTCGTTATCATTTAGGCTTAATTCTGAGCATATTTGATTTATATAATCAGTTGACTTTAAGATTAAATCAATCATTTTTTTATCAGGCTTTGTAATTCCTTTTCGGCAGCCATCCATTAATGTTTCGGTTTTATGAGCAATTCTTTGGATAGTATCTTGACCTACAAAGGCTGATGACCCTTTAATATTATGAAAAGATCTGAACAAACTATTTATAGCCTCAATAGACTCGAGGTCTTTTTCCAGTATAAGAGCATTAGTTTCAATAATTTCTATATCTTCAAGTGCTTTTGAAATAAATTCAGGCAAATATTCGCTATAATTAACAACCTGACTTTTTACGAATTCTTCTTCATTAAGAATTCGTTTTATCAATTCATCAACTTTTATTTCATCATTACTCAAAATTATATTGTTCCTTGCTTTTAAATTAATATACGATCAGGTTTTTTATAAATAATATATAAATCTCTATTTTTTAACTGCCTAAAGCCTCAAAAATTGTTGTTGTAAATAATTCAAAACTAAATGGCTTAGGCAAAAAATAATTAATTCCAATTTCTTTAGCTTTAATAATATTGTCTTCATTAAATCTTGCACTTATAAACAGAATCTTTTGGCCGGAGTTTTCTTTCAATATTTCTTTAGCCGCCTCAAATCCGTCTATCCCCGGCATATCAATATCCATAGTTATCAAATCATAATCTTTAATACGTGCTATCTTGACTCCAGACAATCCATCAGGTGCATAATCAGCATCAATGATGCCATTAGCCTCTAAGTTCTTTGCAATAATCTTATACATTGTTTGTGAGTCGTCGATTACAAGTATTTTGCGATTATTATTCATTTTTAATCCTTTTTTGTTATTGGAATAAATATTTTTTACTCAATACAGTATGCTATATTGAATTTTGTTTCTCCAAGTTTAAAAAAAAGTTTTTTTGAAGGGGCTCTACTTATCATTAAAAACATTTTTTTACCTGTTACGATTGTTGGTGTTGAAATATCAACAAGTTCATTTATTTCGGCAGCTATTTTTCCTACGGTACTTCCGCCCAAAATATTCATAAACTCTGAAAGAGCGCTCTTTGCCATCATATCAAGCTCCGGTACTTCCGCTCCCCCCATCATCCCTGATACAATTTTCAAAGCAGAATCTTTTGTCAGGCCGACAACCATACTGCCGGTTATTCCGTGTGTTAAACCAATCAATATATTTATTTCTTCACAGGAATTAAGAGATTTTTCAGGCAATTCACACATAAATTTATGTTCAAGTCCGAACATAGGCAAAATTTCTGTGCATGCAGCAGTTACATATTCTTTTAAACTTGTAATTTTTTCAGACATAATTTATTCCTCAAATCCAATATCAAGAGAAAATATACCTTGTTTTCCTCCATAACAAACAACTTCTGATTGCATTAGAGGAGATGTGATTTCAAGGTCTTCCCCTGAAAAAATAGCAGGCGGCGCAAGCCAGAATTCTCTTTCTTTATACTCATTATTTGCATAAGTTGTTGCTCTTCCACAGAAAATATTTGCAAATTCAGCGACATATAAATATATATCTTTAGCATCATCAAAAGGCTCTCCAAAATTCATTGCCAGAGCAAAATTAGTGGTTGTTTCAAAAGTGCTTTCAAGAAGGATTCTTCCTTTGCTTTTTCCACAAGTGCCTATTATTATTACAACTTTATTATTACTTTTTAACTCAGGGGACTCATCAGGTTTGTATTCCGACTCAACAAGCTCTGTAGTTACTTCTTCAAAAGCTTTTTTTATAAAAGCAACAAATTTATCAAATTTTTGTTTTTCAATCGACATTATTAAGCTCCTAACAAGCTGTTTACAGCAGTGAGAAGCTCTTCAGGCTTAAAAGGTTTGGTTACAAAATATTTTATTCCTATTTCTTTGGCTTGATTTAATAAAAGATCATCGCCCATTGCGCTTAACATTACTATCTTTATGTTCTTATTTTTTTCAAACAGTGCTTTTGCTGTTTCAATACCATCCATAACAGGCATAGTTACATCAAGTGTTATAACATCAGGATTGTATTTCTCATACATTTCAATGCCTATTTGACCATTGGAGGCATTGTCTACAACTTCAAATCCATTTGGTTCAAGAGCTCTTTTTACAGCTTTGAATATAAATGGCGAATCATCAATTACAAGAATTTTTGGCATAATTAAACCTCTAACTTATTAAGTCATCTACAACTATCAATAAATTTTTTGTCAGCTATTATATGAAGAAAAAATAATTAAATTTAATATTTATAAAAAATTTACAGAATTGTTCCCTCTCTTTTTCTCCTTAATAATTGTTTTCCCTGCACAAACAAAAACTAAACTTCTATATTTTCGGTTTTATATATTTTACATTTCTTTACAATATACTTTACGCTTATATTCGAACAAATATTTATATTAATTTACTCTTATAAAATAAAAAATATGAAAAAAATAAAAAAACTTAAATAATACCAGTTTATTTGTTGATTATACTTTTAAAACATTTTTTAAACAACCATTATTTTTAAAAAACAAATATAGTGTTTGATAAAATTTACTTAATAAATAACTGTCACTTTCTCTTATTTTCAGTCTGTCAAAAACTTAAAAATAAAAAATTAGAGAGTAGGCGTATTTATTTTATTTAAATTTAAGTGTAACTTAGAAGTTTCCGACAGTCGTAATATAAGTATTGAAAGGAAAGTTAAAAATGTCAGAACAACATTGCAAATGTGGAGAACATTGTCAATGCGGAGATAAACCCCGTCAAGAACATCATGAAGAACATTGTCATTGCGAAGAAAAATTCATGAAAGTTGCCGATGAAGCATGGATGGAACTTTTAAAAGAAAAAATCAAAGCTGAAATCGAAAAGAAACAAGGAGACAGCCTGGAAAAACTTGCTGAAATAATAACAAAAGCAAATTCAGAAAAATGGAGACATAAAATTACTATTAAATCTAAATGCGAAGAATATAAAAATAATCTTAAAGATTTCTTTTCATCTAAATATTAAAAATATAAAAATTTGTTAATAAGAATGTAGAAGTGTTTTAACAAATACTTCTACATTCTTTCTATAATAGCTTTTACCAGTGATTTGAAATCTGTTTTTACTTTATTTGCCGTTTCAATAACTTCTTGATGATTTAAAGGCCTGTCTAAAATTCCTGCTGCCATATTTGTTAAACAGGAAATCCCCAGAATTCTAATCCCCATGTGGTTTGCGGATATAACTTCTGGGACTGTAGACATTCCAACCGCATCAGCTCCTAAAAGCCTTAACATTCTTATTTCCGCAGGGGTTTCATAAGTTGGTCCCGTCATGGCCGCATAAACACCTTTTTTGATTTTTATATTTAACTCGCTTGCAATTTTTTCAGCCAGATTTATAAAAAATTTATCGTATGCATAACTCATATCAAGAAATCTTGGACCCAATTCGTCATTATTTTTGCCGATAAGCGGATTATTTCCCAGTAAATTAAGATGATCTTCTATTATCATTAAATTTCCGGGTGCAAAATTTTTATTTACAGCGCCTGCAGCGTTTGTAATAATTAATTTTTCTATTCCGAGAAGTTTCATAACTTTTACTGGATAAACAACTTCCTCAATAGTATTTCCTTCATAGTAATGGAGTCTTCCTTGCATTGCGACAACTTGTTTTGATCCTAATTTTCCGATTACAAGTTTTCCTTCATGTCCATGTACGCTAGAGGATTTAAATCCGGGTATTTCAGAATAAGGAATACTTATCCCTTTTATTTCATCTGCGATTTCTCCGAGTCCTGAGCCTAATATAAGACCTATGCCTGGCTTTTTATCAAGAACTGCGATTTTAGAATTTATATAATCCAAAGAATTTTTCATTTTACCCTTTATATTTTATTAAATATCTACAAATTCATCCTAAAGTTTACCACCAAAAATAAGCAGAAAATAAATTTATTTTTTTAGCAATTTTTGACAACTATTTGTTTTTATAAATATAGGAGAGGTAATAATATTTTAATTATTTAAAATTAAGGGGAAAAAGGATATGGGAAATCTTGATGGTCTGGGTTTAGATGGAAATCCTTATTACAAACTAATTTGCAAATCAGCTTCAATGATTGGGGAAAGTCTTAAAAACCCCGGCTTTGAAAATTCCAACAATATATTTGCAGGAATCCCCGGAATGCAAGGATATAATCAAGCAGGAGATTCCTTTAAGTCTAGTAATGCTGATCGTCCTATAGGCCAAGCCCAATTAGGCAATATGGATAACCAGATAGTGACTGCTGCTTTACAATCTGCAGGATTACCTTCCAGCTTAAGATCGGTCGCAATAGAACACCTTGCGGCTATGAACAAAATAGGAAATTCAAATTCCGGCAATAATATAAGCAACTATACAAACAGCGCTCAAGAAAAAGTAGCAAACTTAGCCGAATTTTTACAAAATTACAGCAGCCGTTTTGGAAATCAAGGAGAGTTAACAAAAGCTGATTACCTGCAAAACGTATCACAAATGCAATCGGAGAAAATGCAATCAGAAGGTGCTCCGAGTTTTATACCTCCTAATTCTCCATTTTGGAATGCTAAAGATTTTTCGCACGAATCTAACGTAGCAACAGCACTGGCCTTTAAAGCAGTACAAGATACAGGATTTACTCCACCCGCATATCTCACAAATTCAACATCAGGTTCCGGAATATCAGGAAATAGTAACGATAATAATGATTATCAAAACTTTTATAACAGCAACAAAAATAACTCAAAATATGCGAAATTATCACCACAAGAACTTAATAAAGCATTGCAAGACGATTATAAATACAATCGTGTACAAAAAGCACTTATTTTTGGACCAAATTATTAGGTTTTAATTTACAAAATAATAAATAGAAGAGGAGAGAGGAAATGGCATCATCAATTCAAGGAAATCCGCAAAATCAAAAATTTAATGACTTATTTAACTCAATAGTTAAAACAGATTTAACTTCTGATAAAAAAATAGGCAATATCTTCAGCAATCAATCAGTCAATTCTGACTATAAAAATGCATTGATGAGCAAAGATCCGAATGCAAAAAGTGAATTTATAAAAGAACTCTTAACTTTAGATTATATTGGCGGAAAAAATGCCGATAAGAGAATTGATGGTTTAACAGACGGAGAAAGTATTTTTGCACTTAAAGACGGTAAACAAAAAACCGAACTGTTAGACACTTATAACCAAACAATAAATGAGCTAAGTGCAACTAAAGCACAAGAACTCAATCAAACAGGTAATGATAATAATTTATTAAATCCTCCTGATTTAGACTCG
This region includes:
- a CDS encoding methyl-accepting chemotaxis protein produces the protein MFKNMKLGFKISAGFAAILLIAIILGGFCVLSMKNAQTQSNLLAKQLVPSVAVANNVERTSLAIMMSIKSYGFTEDRSYLETGKKDLEKLNSYLKDATALGDKYPLLSELKANALKAQEKVDEYTGLVNQTETLIAGLNDERKNLNDNAKLYMDNCNQFLNGQETSLKSEIASGVKGAKLSERYKKIQIVNNIIDIGNNTRIAVWKSQALREPKVIQEAQGNFAKMDAMFADLRTITHQAANIEQIDKTKEAANSYKLAMTTFLDKWIQLQEIGQKRGEVADQVLKAAQDTAESGMKNTQGSASGSALALAASSGLMIVGLMAAVGFGSFLAWIIVIGITKPVNKIVDGLNESASQVSSASGQLSSSSQQLAEGSAEQAASIQETSSTLEQSASMVRQNTENTKQAAILAKNAKDAAVKGNREMAEMMTSMSELKKSSDEIAKIIKVIDEIAFQTNILALNAAVEAARAGEAGMGFAVVAEEVRNLAQRSAQAAKDTASIIESNIHLSEQGVTVSKNVNTSLTEINEQAGKVSELLDEVAAASQEQAQGIAQINKAISQMEQVVQSNASTAEESASASEELSSQAVNMKDIVNSLVALVNGANAIQEQTYVALSNNAQNQRNIPNINRRTPVINKISSRSSGKNSKTVRPEDVIPLEDDTQGF
- a CDS encoding chemotaxis protein CheW; amino-acid sequence: MEVQDGKHLTFSLGNEDYGIPILKVKEIIGLMDITHVPQTPEFIKGVINLRGKIIPIMDLRLKFKMNEKDYNERTCIIVVEVLINEAKRLMGIVVDMVSEVVNIQSSEIELPPQYGTKVETGFLTGLGKVKGKVVMLLNIETIINCDEMINLLNSDTKGSLANV
- a CDS encoding chemotaxis protein CheA translates to MSNDEIKVDELIKRILNEEEFVKSQVVNYSEYLPEFISKALEDIEIIETNALILEKDLESIEAINSLFRSFHNIKGSSAFVGQDTIQRIAHKTETLMDGCRKGITKPDKKMIDLILKSTDYINQICSELSLNDNEAFLDQIFTHIINLEEQENNNLDQIIEGSIPVKFEDNTEFLKDFVIEAKEHLDLLESNVIELEKNLDDIDLMHSIFRDLHSIKGLAGFAGQTYIQRITHQTETLIDGGRKGKLKITLSIINFVLTTIDYIKKICENLSIVKDSEFLKEVDFHLNQMENEEKIAEEQVIAEEEAVDDEFLQDFILEAKEHIENIESQVIYLEKEPSNEEIIHSMFRSFHTIKGLAGFVNQNLIQKIAHQTETIMDSCKKGKVAVDKALIDLILASSDYINKICSENNLVKDRDFIAEVNSHLQVLDYYELTSIEATNNSNKKIGEILVEQRVIEQQEVQIILEKQKENYPDLKFGQVVVKEEKANPSEIIKALKTQQTKHNISEEYMRVSTSKVDSLVDMVGELIIAQSLIEQYTLSNHGGDSFFNINLGRMTRITKDLQNLSMFLRMVSLKSTFQKITRIARDTINELGKNIDFTTSGDETEIDRIVTEKLLDPLVHLVKNSIAHGIETPEERFNSGKSEKGNVRVSAYNKRGSIYIEISDDGKGIDIEKVYKKAVEKGLVDINKQYTEKEIQEFILLPGFSTLDVANNISGRGVGMDVVKTEMSKIGGKIEINSIKGQGCTFVLKIPVNHAVLNGTIVDIEGSNYIIPTINVKQILQPKEEQWVSVQGTRSMIKVREDIIPLISISELFRTNKEIEEPKLLVIIELDHKYKALPVRNVIGRQEIVVKPAGDQFSKLKYVSGMSILGDGKVSLILDIEHLYVTEGAN
- a CDS encoding response regulator, yielding MNNNRKILVIDDSQTMYKIIAKNLEANGIIDADYAPDGLSGVKIARIKDYDLITMDIDMPGIDGFEAAKEILKENSGQKILFISARFNEDNIIKAKEIGINYFLPKPFSFELFTTTIFEALGS
- a CDS encoding chemotaxis protein CheX, translated to MSEKITSLKEYVTAACTEILPMFGLEHKFMCELPEKSLNSCEEINILIGLTHGITGSMVVGLTKDSALKIVSGMMGGAEVPELDMMAKSALSEFMNILGGSTVGKIAAEINELVDISTPTIVTGKKMFLMISRAPSKKLFFKLGETKFNIAYCIE
- a CDS encoding chemotaxis protein CheX gives rise to the protein MSIEKQKFDKFVAFIKKAFEEVTTELVESEYKPDESPELKSNNKVVIIIGTCGKSKGRILLESTFETTTNFALAMNFGEPFDDAKDIYLYVAEFANIFCGRATTYANNEYKEREFWLAPPAIFSGEDLEITSPLMQSEVVCYGGKQGIFSLDIGFEE
- a CDS encoding response regulator, coding for MPKILVIDDSPFIFKAVKRALEPNGFEVVDNASNGQIGIEMYEKYNPDVITLDVTMPVMDGIETAKALFEKNKNIKIVMLSAMGDDLLLNQAKEIGIKYFVTKPFKPEELLTAVNSLLGA
- a CDS encoding purine-nucleoside phosphorylase, which encodes MKNSLDYINSKIAVLDKKPGIGLILGSGLGEIADEIKGISIPYSEIPGFKSSSVHGHEGKLVIGKLGSKQVVAMQGRLHYYEGNTIEEVVYPVKVMKLLGIEKLIITNAAGAVNKNFAPGNLMIIEDHLNLLGNNPLIGKNNDELGPRFLDMSYAYDKFFINLAEKIASELNIKIKKGVYAAMTGPTYETPAEIRMLRLLGADAVGMSTVPEVISANHMGIRILGISCLTNMAAGILDRPLNHQEVIETANKVKTDFKSLVKAIIERM